The following proteins come from a genomic window of Rattus norvegicus strain BN/NHsdMcwi chromosome 8, GRCr8, whole genome shotgun sequence:
- the Pcbp2l1 gene encoding poly(rC)-binding protein 2-like, which translates to MLPNSTERAITIAGIPQSIIECVKQICVVMLESPLKGVTIPYRPKPSSSPVIFAGGQAYTIQGQYAIPQPDLTKLHQLAMQQSHFPMTHGNTGFSGIESSSPEVKGYWAGLDASAQTTSHELTIPNGLIGCIIGRQGAKINEIRQRSGAQIKTPNPVEGSTDRQVTITGSAASISLAQYLINVRLSSETGGMGSS; encoded by the coding sequence ATGCTCCCCAACTCTACTGAGCGAGCAATCACTATTGCTGGCATTCCGCAATCCATCATTGAGTGTGTCAAACAGATCTGCGTGGTCATGTTGGAGTCCCCCCTGAAGGGCGTGACCATCCCGTACCGGCCCAAGCCCTCCAGTTCTCCAGTCATCTTTGCAGGTGGTCAGGCCTATACCATTCAAGGACAGTATGCCATTCCACAGCCAGATTTGACCAAGCTGCACCAGTTGGCAATGCAACAGTCTCATTTTCCCATGACCCATGGCAACACCGGATTCAGTGGCATTGAATCCAGCTCTCCAGAGGTGAAAGGCTATTGGGCAGGTTTGGATGCATCTGCTCAAACTACTTCTCATGAACTCACCATTCCAAACGGTTTGATTGGCTGCATAATTGGGCGTCAGGGAGCCAAAATCAATGAGATCCGTCAGAGGTCTGGGGCGCAGATCAAAACTCCAAACCCAGTGGAAGGATCTACTGATCGGCAGGTTACCATCACTGGATCTGCTGCCAGCATTAGTCTGGCTCAGTATCTAATCAATGTCAGGCTTTCCTCGGAGACAGGTGGCATGGGGAGCAGCTAG